A stretch of Lathyrus oleraceus cultivar Zhongwan6 chromosome 6, CAAS_Psat_ZW6_1.0, whole genome shotgun sequence DNA encodes these proteins:
- the LOC127093473 gene encoding putative disease resistance RPP13-like protein 1, translating into MPIVLEGALSASLDALSEKIASATKLDAELLKSLDVTLMRLQSLLHDAEKKQITDPAVKDWLNKLHDLVYEAEDLFDEINTEDSRYKVEADKVLQNFSSFFKRFNRDVNSKLRKLIEKLQHLRNQNPGLKEGDSYRVWNVTPTNSVVGDESAIYGRDDEIKKLKKLLMSEEDGGSKIGVISIVGMAGLGKTTLAKLLYNDHDVRDKFKLRGWTHIPEFLDVFTVTKTILECLTSKRNATDDLKILQLQLQQTLSDTKFLLVLDDISSARYVDWTILNDIFNLGNMGSKIIITTRDESFALSMQNPLYVHHLRSLEIEDIWSLLARHAFVGGNYQQHSNLEMIGREIAKKCGGLPLAAVELGRILRLNWTQNYWSDVFNSSIWELPNGMVQPALLLRYQYLPGPLKRCFAYCSIFPKNSILEKKMLVQLWIAEGFIPYPKSDKTWEKLAEEYFDELVSWSLIHQCSNDNDGRNFEMHDLAQDLATTVSFPHYIRLEKHKPHKKVLHLSYNRAEYNKLDELDELKGLRSFLAMPLQDSPVSYSMPKRIFFDLLSTKTHLHVLSLSHYQNITKLPNSIGNLIYLRYLNLSGTRIKRLSSEMCKLYNLQTLLLSKCFELTELPRDMGKLVNLRHLDIRGTKLKEMPVQISTLENLQTLSDFIVSVKDVGLKIGDLGKYPHLRGNLSISQLENVTDPSHAFEANLMFKKEIDELELGWSYTAHSNSQIQSVVLERLRPPTNLKGLIISGYGGDKLPNWLGDSIFGNMVRLSISECKNCSGLPSLGKLSNLKELFISKMQSVKSVDIEFYGSGSPSFQPFPSLKTLHFNHMDEWEEWELIGGSSPEFPSLTHLSLGYCPKLNGNIPCNLLKLTYLSVKLCSELRGMTLHNLPSLIELELTECPLLFETTPLFDSQLPSCLNSLQKMILKNIPSLTSFPKDGLPKTLHSLHIDYCENLEFLSHESFHNYSSLEHLTISNSCNPMTSFTLCPLPVLQSLYIGGCKHLKSILIVEDVSQQNLLFLRTITVEFCNELESVSLTGFPIPNLTHLTVRQCEKLYSLPRPMNRLASLHTLKIDGLPNLKQVSRDDLPLSLCVLYG; encoded by the coding sequence ATGCCGATTGTTCTTGAAGGAGCACTTTCAGCTTCCTTGGATGCGTTAAGCGAAAAAATTGCTTCTGCTACTAAGCTTGACGCTGAGCTGTTGAAAAGCCTAGATGTAACACTCATGAGACTTCAATCTTTACTTCATGATGCTGAGAAGAAACAGATCACCGATCCTGCGGTCAAGGATTGGTTGAACAAGTTGCATGATCTTGTCTATGAAGCTGAAGATTTGTTCGACGAAATCAATACTGAGGATTCAAGGTACAAAGTTGAAGCTGATAAGGTTCTTCaaaacttttcttctttttttaAAAGGTTTAACAGAGATGTCAATTCTAAATTGCGAAAGTTAATTGAAAAACTGCAACATTTGAGAAATCAAAATCCTGGATTGAAAGAAGGTGATTCCTACCGTGTTTGGAATGTAACTCCTACAAATTCTGTTGTGGGAGATGAATCTGCTATTTATGGCAGAGATGATGAAATAAAGAAACTTAAAAAGCTTCTGATGTCGGAGGAGGATGGTGGAAGTAAAATAGGAGTGATTTCCATTGTGGGTATGGCAGGATTAGGAAAAACAACATTAGCTAAACTCCTTTACAACGACCATGATGTTAGAGACAAATTTAAGTTGAGAGGTTGGACACATATTCCAGAATTTCTTGATGTTTTCACCGTCACTAAAACCATTCTTGAGTGTCTCACGTCAAAAAGAAATGCGACGGACGACCTCAAGATTCTACAGCTGCAATTGCAGCAAACTTTAAGCGATACAAAGTTTTTGCTAGTGTTGGATGATATATCGTCTGCAAGATATGTTGATTGGACTATTCTAAATGATATTTTTAATCTTGGGAATATGGGGAGTAAGATCATCATCACAACTCGAGATGAAAGCTTTGCGCTATCCATGCAAAATCCTCTCTATGTCCACCATTTAAGATCTTTGGAAATTGAAGATATCTGGTCTTTACTAGCAAGACATGCATTTGTAGGAGGAAACTACCAACAACATTCTAATCTAGAAATGATTGGTAGAGAAATTGCCAAAAAATGTGGTGGCTTACCATTAGCTGCAGTAGAATTGGGACGTATTCTTCGACTCAATTGGACACAAAATTATTGGAGTGATGTATTTAACAGTAGTATTTGGGAGTTGCCAAATGGTATGGTACAACCAGCTCTGCTATTGAGATATCAATATCTTCCAGGTCCTTTAAAAAGATGTTTTGCTTATTGTTCCATTTTTCCAAAGAACTCAATCTTAGAGAAAAAGATGTTGGTTCAGTTATGGATTGCAGAAGGCTTTATACCTTATCCCAAAAGTGACAAAACTTGGGAAAAATTAGCCGAAGAATACTTTGATGAACTAGTATCTTGGTCTCTGATACATCAATGCTCCAATGATAATGACGGAAGAAACTTTGAAATGCACGACCTCGCCCAAGATTTGGCTACGACAGTTTCATTTCCACATTACATTAGGTTGGAAAAACATAAGCCGCATAAAAAGGTGCTACATTTGTCATACAACAGAGCGGAATACAATAAATTGGATGAATTGGATGAATTAAAAGGTCTACGATCATTTTTAGCCATGCCATTGCAAGATTCACCGGTGTCTTATTCAATGCCGAAGAGGATATTTTTTGACTTATTGTCGACAAAGACACACTTACACGTATTGTCTCTTTCACACTACCAGAATATCACTAAGTTGCCCAACTCTATTGGAAATTTGATATACCTGCGATACTTGAATCTCTCTGGCACTCGGATTAAAAGATTGTCTTCTGAAATGTGCAAGCTTTACAATTTGCAGACGTTGTTGCTGTCAAAATGTTTCGAACTCACTGAATTGCCAAGGGACATGGGGAAATTGGTGAACCTACGCCACCTTGACATCAGAGGCACTAAACTGAAGGAAATGCCTGTACAGATATCCACACTAGAAAATCTACAGACATTGTCGGACTTTATAGTCAGCGTGAAGGATGTTGGATTAAAGATCGGAGATCTGGGAAAATATCCTCATCTAAGGGGAAACCTTTCCATCTCACAACTTGAAAATGTAACTGACCCATCCCATGCTTTTGAAGCAAATTTGATGTTTAAAAAAGAAATTGACGAGTTGGAACTAGGATGGTCTTACACAGCTCATTCAAACTCACAAATACAAAGTGTTGTATTGGAACGACTGCGTCCGCCTACAAATTTGAAGGGTCTTATCATCTCCGGATATGGTGGAGACAAATTACCAAATTGGTTGGGCGATTCTATATTTGGCAACATGGTGAGATTGAGTATCTCAGAGTGTAAAAATTGTTCAGGGCTACCATCGCTTGGGAAACTAAGCAATCTAAAAGAACTCTTCATTAGTAAGATGCAATCTGTAAAGAGTGTTGATATTGAGTTCTATGGAAGTGGTTCTCCTTCTTTTCAACCATTTCCCTCCTTGAAGACTCTGCACTTTAACCATATGGACGAGTGGGAGGAATGGGAGCTGATTGGAGGTTCATCTCCAGAGTTTCCTAGCCTAACACACCTCTCATTGGGATATTGTCCGAAACTCAATGGAAACATACCATGCAACCTTCTTAAGCTTACTTATCTGTCTGTGAAACTTTGTTCTGAACTCAGAGGGATGACGCTCCACAACCTTCCTTCCCTTATTGAACTTGAGTTAACCGAGTGTCCTCTACTGTTTGAGACAACTCCGCTATTTGACAGCCAATTGCCGAGTTGTCTCAATTCTCTTCAAAAGATGATTTTAAAAAACATTCCTTCTTTAACATCCTTTCCGAAAGACGGTCTTCCCAAAACCTTACATTCTCTCCATATTGATTACTGTGAGAATTTGGAGTTCCTTTCTCATGAATCTTTTCACAATTACTCATCACTCGAGCATTTGACTATATCCAATAGTTGTAATCCAATGACTTCATTTACCTTGTGCCCTCTCCCAGTCCTCCAAAGTCTATATATCGGTGGCTGCAAACATTTAAAATCCATATTAATTGTAGAAGATGTGTCACAACAGAATCTCTTGTTTCTTAGAACCATCACAGTAGAGTTTTGCAATGAACTAGAGTCGGTTTCCCTAACTGGATTTCCCATTCCTAACCTCACTCATTTAACTGTGCGTCAGTGTGAGAAGCTTTATTCTCTACCAAGACCAATGAACAGACTTGCTAGCCTTCATACGTTAAAAATTGATGGCCTTCCAAATCTGAAACAAGTTTCCAGAGATGACTTGCCTCTCAGTTTATGTGTACTTTATGGATAA